Proteins encoded in a region of the Roseofilum casamattae BLCC-M143 genome:
- a CDS encoding GUN4 domain-containing protein, translating into MEQDKLLAKILQNIEMGTQSADDIEQLRRVLQYGTGKTIEQLGQYNVVIEKGKDIQIGHRFYQHWDAEAVRMLVDTIQQQDREKRDRFIPLLPKQFPQQDYSRLQNFLAASRWRDANEMTRTLILKVGGGEKDGYVSQEQIQNFPDDVLKVIDDLWLEKSGGKFGLSVQKQIFDRCKNNPQKFGDRVGWRVGDRWISSSEIITDCDRAPEGHLPWGIVDVPTMDNAALDAFVNGLRFATKAIVKQDWQKQLLADFMSLGGLSDKEEFKRSIEYELSHDEPWWKGSRLQELKVLRLFSLLSECDRL; encoded by the coding sequence ATGGAACAAGATAAATTATTAGCAAAAATCCTCCAGAATATTGAAATGGGGACGCAGAGTGCAGACGATATAGAACAATTGCGTCGAGTACTTCAGTATGGTACTGGAAAGACTATTGAGCAATTGGGCCAATATAACGTAGTTATCGAAAAAGGCAAAGATATTCAGATCGGACATCGCTTTTATCAGCACTGGGATGCAGAGGCCGTTAGAATGTTAGTTGATACGATCCAACAGCAGGATCGAGAGAAGCGCGATCGCTTTATTCCGCTGCTTCCCAAACAGTTTCCCCAACAGGATTATTCGCGCTTGCAGAACTTTCTGGCTGCTTCTCGCTGGCGGGATGCCAATGAGATGACTCGAACTCTTATTTTAAAAGTAGGTGGAGGTGAAAAAGATGGTTATGTCAGTCAAGAGCAAATCCAAAATTTTCCAGATGATGTTTTAAAAGTAATTGACGATCTATGGCTGGAGAAGAGTGGCGGAAAGTTTGGTCTGAGCGTACAGAAACAGATATTCGATCGCTGCAAGAATAATCCGCAAAAATTTGGCGATCGCGTCGGTTGGCGCGTCGGCGATCGCTGGATTTCTTCGAGTGAAATTATTACGGACTGCGATCGCGCGCCGGAAGGTCATCTTCCCTGGGGTATTGTTGATGTTCCCACCATGGATAATGCCGCTCTCGATGCCTTCGTGAACGGACTGCGTTTTGCCACAAAGGCGATCGTAAAACAAGATTGGCAAAAGCAACTTCTCGCCGATTTTATGTCTCTCGGAGGACTATCGGATAAGGAAGAGTTTAAACGCAGTATTGAATACGAGTTATCTCACGACGAACCGTGGTGGAAAGGGAGCCGCTTGCAAGAGCTAAAAGTATTGCGCTTGTTCTCGTTGCTTTCCGAATGCGATCGACTATAG
- a CDS encoding YggT family protein yields the protein MTALSLANLILGLLLGIMTFMFIFRIVLTWYPQVNLNSFPFNVVAWPTEPFLIPLRRVIPPLGGVDITPILWVGICSLIREILLGQQGLLTMMLYSH from the coding sequence ATGACCGCACTCAGTCTCGCTAATCTTATCCTCGGACTTTTGTTAGGAATCATGACCTTTATGTTCATCTTCCGCATCGTCCTCACCTGGTATCCGCAAGTTAACCTCAACAGCTTTCCCTTCAATGTTGTTGCTTGGCCGACGGAGCCATTCTTGATTCCCCTGCGCCGGGTCATTCCCCCTCTTGGTGGAGTCGATATTACCCCAATTCTTTGGGTCGGAATTTGCAGTTTAATCCGAGAAATTCTTTTAGGTCAGCAAGGCTTATTAACAATGATGCTCTATAGCCATTAA
- the psbX gene encoding photosystem II reaction center X protein, whose amino-acid sequence MTPSLANFFWSLLLGGIIVVGPATIFLVFISQRDKIQRS is encoded by the coding sequence ATGACTCCTTCTTTAGCTAATTTCTTCTGGAGCCTGCTCTTAGGCGGTATCATCGTTGTCGGTCCAGCTACTATTTTTTTAGTTTTTATCAGCCAACGGGATAAGATCCAGCGCTCGTAG
- a CDS encoding Ycf66 family protein — protein sequence MVNIGLNPGALLGVVLFGAGAGLYFLRSVRPELARDHDIFFMAVAVLSGGILFFQGWRLDPILTFGQFLLTGSAIFFAVESIRLRGLATSRAKQNTPIVDEDRPVSRAYTYDSYDPRLDRLEPAEDTRPRRKIGPREERYDRGDRFEEDYPRRSSSSRRRTAPRSTPAPSGSGRRPSRRPSGAGARSPEDWDNGNDRSGRYEDPYSAGEDDRSYRNDEFDVRPPVEPRRPSGSERPRPESDRRPREPRNEDYVDFEPMDDLRKEGYDRPDDGLDDGLDDGFSDTPSGNFDY from the coding sequence ATGGTAAACATTGGACTCAATCCCGGAGCGCTGTTGGGCGTCGTGCTCTTTGGAGCAGGCGCTGGATTGTATTTTCTCCGATCCGTGCGCCCCGAACTCGCACGAGATCATGACATCTTTTTTATGGCCGTCGCCGTCCTCAGTGGCGGTATTCTCTTCTTTCAAGGATGGCGACTCGATCCGATTTTAACCTTCGGTCAGTTTCTCCTGACGGGTTCGGCGATTTTCTTTGCCGTAGAAAGCATTCGCTTGCGCGGACTGGCCACATCGCGAGCCAAACAAAATACCCCCATTGTTGATGAAGATCGACCGGTGAGTCGAGCCTATACTTACGACTCTTACGATCCTCGGTTAGACAGACTCGAACCGGCTGAGGATACTCGTCCTCGGCGCAAGATCGGCCCTCGCGAAGAGCGCTACGATCGAGGCGATCGCTTTGAGGAAGATTATCCCCGTCGTTCGTCTTCGTCTAGGCGGCGCACCGCACCCCGTTCGACTCCCGCTCCATCCGGTTCCGGCCGCCGACCCTCGCGCCGTCCTTCGGGTGCGGGAGCGCGATCGCCAGAAGATTGGGATAATGGAAACGACCGATCCGGGCGATACGAGGATCCCTACAGCGCTGGGGAAGACGATCGCTCTTATCGTAACGATGAGTTTGATGTGCGTCCTCCCGTAGAACCCCGCCGTCCTTCCGGTTCCGAACGACCTCGTCCCGAAAGCGATCGCCGTCCGCGCGAACCCAGAAATGAGGATTATGTCGATTTTGAGCCGATGGACGATCTGCGCAAAGAGGGTTACGACCGTCCGGATGATGGACTCGACGATGGACTCGATGATGGATTTTCCGATACCCCTTCTGGGAATTTCGATTATTAG
- a CDS encoding TolB family protein, protein MAGWRDRSSQLKTLLGSLALLGIVLGGCQPTSTPIGPEVMNSRYRDEQPSLSGSGEYVAFVSNRDRRQQIFLYHLTRRQFVQLPRLHQPNAIVESPSISYNARYLVYLSSIRGKPEIVLYDRVTRRQEALTLAYPGWVRNPSLSPDGRYVVFETDRRGQWDVEIIDRGPNVELDMPDGKAIAK, encoded by the coding sequence ATGGCCGGTTGGCGAGATCGCAGCTCTCAGTTGAAAACGCTCTTGGGGAGTCTCGCGCTCTTGGGAATAGTCCTGGGAGGATGCCAACCAACGTCAACTCCCATCGGGCCGGAGGTGATGAATAGTCGCTATCGAGACGAACAACCTTCCTTGAGCGGAAGCGGCGAATATGTGGCATTTGTCTCGAACCGCGATCGCCGGCAGCAAATTTTCCTCTATCATCTGACTCGGCGGCAATTCGTGCAATTACCTCGGCTGCACCAACCCAATGCGATCGTCGAGTCTCCCAGTATTAGTTATAATGCCCGCTATCTGGTTTATTTGAGCAGTATTCGTGGCAAACCGGAAATTGTCCTCTACGATCGCGTCACTCGCCGACAAGAAGCGTTAACCTTAGCCTATCCCGGTTGGGTGCGCAATCCCAGTCTCAGTCCGGACGGCCGTTACGTGGTCTTTGAAACCGATCGCCGAGGACAGTGGGATGTGGAAATTATCGATCGCGGCCCGAATGTGGAGTTAGATATGCCGGATGGAAAAGCGATCGCGAAATAA
- a CDS encoding pentapeptide repeat-containing protein produces MKLYHAAALALITPLLWLNPVRAENPNDVRQLLETGICAGCNLSGADLSGQHLIGADLRDANLAGANLSGSNLEGADFTGANLAGANLSNAFLNQSTMHQANLNNVDFTRASLVEVDVTQAQMENLTITEATIYNTQIGVGGTAPEPGSDAQF; encoded by the coding sequence ATGAAACTTTATCATGCAGCAGCTTTAGCACTAATTACTCCCTTATTGTGGCTGAATCCAGTTCGAGCAGAAAATCCCAACGACGTTCGGCAGCTTCTCGAAACTGGAATCTGCGCGGGATGTAACCTATCCGGTGCTGACTTGAGCGGGCAACACTTAATTGGTGCGGACTTGCGAGATGCCAACCTTGCGGGAGCCAATCTTTCCGGATCGAATTTAGAAGGAGCGGACTTTACGGGGGCCAACTTAGCCGGTGCGAACCTGAGCAATGCCTTTCTCAATCAATCCACAATGCATCAAGCGAATTTGAATAATGTAGACTTTACTCGCGCTTCGTTAGTTGAAGTTGACGTTACTCAAGCACAGATGGAAAACCTGACAATTACGGAAGCCACCATTTATAACACCCAGATTGGAGTTGGTGGAACGGCTCCCGAACCCGGATCGGATGCTCAGTTCTAA
- the miaA gene encoding tRNA (adenosine(37)-N6)-dimethylallyltransferase MiaA: protein MKPALIVICGPTATGKSGLAIALARHLDTIILGADSRQIYREFDIGTAKPSAQELATVPHYLIDCWHPQETFTVADYQEEAQKLIAQFQHQGKVPLLVGGTGLYVRSIVSGMKIPRVSPQPELRSQLEQLSQVQCYAMLQQVDAVACTKIHPNDKVRTLRALEVYYVTGSPISAQQGENPPDYPIVQIGLDCLTPERLRDRIAKRTAKMFVDGFVAEVEYLCQKYGMQLPLLDTLGYREIKQYLTGEMSLEMAEELTVIHTRQFAKRQRTWFRANSQIKWFDSDGLNLVEWVVDYLETQKF, encoded by the coding sequence GTGAAACCAGCACTCATCGTTATTTGCGGGCCGACAGCGACGGGAAAATCGGGATTGGCGATCGCCCTCGCCCGGCATCTCGATACAATTATCCTCGGCGCGGACTCTCGGCAAATCTATCGCGAGTTCGATATCGGTACGGCGAAACCTTCGGCGCAGGAATTAGCAACTGTACCCCATTATTTGATTGATTGTTGGCATCCGCAAGAAACCTTTACGGTTGCGGACTATCAGGAGGAAGCACAAAAGTTAATCGCGCAGTTTCAACACCAGGGGAAAGTACCGCTTTTAGTGGGCGGAACCGGGTTATATGTGCGCTCTATTGTCTCGGGAATGAAAATTCCGCGAGTTTCGCCCCAACCGGAGTTGCGATCGCAATTAGAGCAATTGTCGCAAGTTCAATGTTATGCCATGTTGCAACAAGTAGATGCGGTTGCTTGTACTAAAATTCATCCGAACGATAAAGTTCGTACTCTACGCGCTCTCGAAGTTTATTATGTCACCGGTTCTCCCATTTCTGCCCAACAGGGAGAAAACCCTCCCGATTATCCGATCGTGCAAATTGGTTTAGATTGCTTAACTCCCGAACGATTGCGCGATCGCATTGCCAAAAGAACAGCAAAAATGTTTGTCGATGGATTTGTGGCGGAAGTCGAATATCTTTGCCAAAAATATGGAATGCAATTGCCTCTGTTAGATACTTTGGGCTATCGCGAAATCAAGCAATATTTAACTGGGGAAATGTCTTTAGAAATGGCAGAAGAATTAACCGTTATCCATACTCGCCAATTTGCCAAACGCCAGCGCACTTGGTTTCGCGCTAATTCTCAGATTAAATGGTTTGATTCTGATGGATTGAATTTAGTCGAGTGGGTGGTTGATTATCTGGAAACCCAGAAGTTTTGA
- a CDS encoding CHAT domain-containing protein: MKYNHFLSWFFSILLLFFAYGSFEQAYPQTGNQSDVTGPNLQEQFTAPEENRDRSNSESRQLPEVDRKAFENLVISANFEQAIQLFEEYQALAYSRYFKIQLYGDTIPACQVSQSLYNIGKETNSKPAITYVISLENKLDILVIFAQNDACSFVRESAETSDNSSSNPFLRISLANVTRADVEQVISNLHREISNPRKVRTTSYQPFSRQLYQWIIEPLQTSLTEKNIDTLIFCLDRKLRSLPIASLHDGEQFLIEKYQLGLIPSFSFIDPSYRSIQNATILGFGVSDGGKNREFPPLPAVPIELSVLEELWNGQTFINPNATVENLQRYSKNEEVKMMHIATHAEFRSGQVTDSFIQFWDGNMNLDRLREVSQLSQWSLNPRVELLVLSACRTALGSEEAELGFSGLALQAGVKTALGSLWYISDEGALALMAEFYQQLKTEKTKASALRQAQLNLLQGNVNIQNRQLVLSNNFNIPAPERAGDRQLFRHPYYWSAYTLIGNWN; encoded by the coding sequence ATGAAATACAATCATTTTTTGAGTTGGTTTTTCAGTATCTTGCTCCTGTTTTTTGCCTATGGCTCATTCGAGCAAGCTTATCCTCAAACCGGAAATCAATCTGATGTTACTGGTCCTAATCTTCAAGAACAATTTACTGCACCTGAAGAGAATCGCGATCGATCTAATTCCGAGTCCAGGCAACTGCCCGAGGTCGATCGCAAAGCGTTTGAAAATTTAGTGATTAGTGCCAACTTCGAGCAAGCTATTCAACTCTTTGAAGAATACCAAGCACTGGCCTATTCTCGATATTTCAAGATTCAGCTTTATGGCGATACCATACCTGCCTGTCAAGTCTCTCAATCGTTATACAATATTGGTAAAGAAACCAATTCTAAACCTGCAATAACTTATGTTATTTCCCTGGAAAATAAATTAGATATTTTAGTTATATTTGCTCAAAATGATGCCTGTTCTTTCGTCCGAGAATCAGCCGAAACGTCAGACAATTCTAGCTCTAATCCTTTCTTGCGAATTTCCCTAGCTAATGTAACCCGAGCTGACGTCGAACAAGTCATCTCCAATCTCCATCGCGAGATTAGCAATCCTCGAAAAGTGAGAACAACCAGTTATCAACCCTTTTCTCGCCAACTCTATCAATGGATAATTGAGCCGCTACAAACTTCATTAACCGAGAAAAATATTGATACTCTTATCTTTTGCTTGGATAGAAAACTGCGCTCTCTTCCTATTGCTTCCCTACATGATGGAGAACAATTTCTCATCGAAAAATATCAGCTTGGACTAATCCCCAGCTTCAGTTTTATCGATCCCAGTTATCGTTCCATTCAAAATGCTACAATTTTAGGATTTGGGGTTTCTGATGGAGGGAAAAATCGAGAGTTTCCTCCTTTACCTGCCGTTCCCATTGAGTTATCCGTACTGGAAGAATTATGGAACGGACAAACTTTTATTAATCCTAATGCTACCGTCGAAAATTTGCAACGATATAGCAAAAATGAAGAAGTTAAGATGATGCATATTGCGACTCATGCCGAGTTTCGATCCGGACAAGTCACCGATTCATTTATTCAATTTTGGGATGGCAATATGAATTTAGATCGACTGCGAGAAGTCTCCCAACTATCTCAGTGGAGTCTCAATCCTAGAGTGGAACTTTTAGTATTGAGTGCTTGTCGTACCGCTTTGGGCAGTGAAGAAGCAGAATTAGGATTTTCGGGATTAGCATTACAAGCGGGAGTTAAAACCGCTTTGGGTAGTTTATGGTATATTTCTGATGAGGGAGCGTTAGCTCTGATGGCTGAGTTTTATCAGCAACTGAAAACGGAAAAAACTAAAGCTTCTGCTTTGCGACAAGCACAGTTAAATCTACTGCAAGGAAATGTTAATATCCAGAATCGTCAATTAGTTTTGTCGAATAATTTCAATATTCCTGCTCCCGAAAGAGCGGGCGATCGCCAATTATTTCGACACCCTTATTATTGGTCTGCTTATACCTTAATTGGTAATTGGAATTAA
- a CDS encoding ferredoxin-thioredoxin reductase variable chain has product MDLKIGDRVRVKDSLVVYHHPKNRNQPFDLQGNEGEIIKFASQHIHNGEEVDISANFPIVVQFPELGKRFRVHLRADELETVS; this is encoded by the coding sequence ATGGATTTAAAAATTGGCGATCGCGTACGCGTAAAAGATTCTTTAGTGGTTTATCACCATCCCAAAAACCGCAATCAACCCTTCGATTTGCAAGGGAATGAAGGAGAAATTATTAAATTTGCCTCTCAACATATTCACAACGGAGAGGAAGTAGATATTAGTGCAAACTTCCCTATTGTAGTGCAATTTCCAGAACTAGGCAAACGCTTTCGAGTACATCTGAGGGCAGATGAGCTAGAGACTGTATCATAA
- a CDS encoding YifB family Mg chelatase-like AAA ATPase: MLARVWSASLVGIDAIKVGVEVDVSGGLPGIVIVGLPDTAVQESRERVKATLRNSGYAFPMRKIVINLTPADLRKEGPSFDLPISIGILAASEQVNPDLLGDYLFLGEVSLDGSLRPVAGVLPIAAAAQQLGIRGLVVPQQNVREAALVDGLEVYGFTHLSQVGEFLDRPQDCQPAPFEGLQALQNKRWNGLDLQDVKGQAHGRRALEIAAAGGHNLVFIGPPGSGKTMLARRLPGILPPLAFDEALEVTQIHSVAGLLKEKGALVRDRPFRSPHHSASGASLVGGGSYPKPGEISLAHKGVLFLDEMIEFKRDVLEFLRQPLEDGEVTISRARQTVTFPSQFTLVASTNPCPCGYYGDSIQRCSCSPRQRESYWNKLSGPLMDRIDLQVVVNRLKPEEITEHSTGEPSGSVRERVRFARDRARQRFENEPSLHCNAQMQSHHLRQWCQLDTTSRQLLEAAIRKLGLSARGCDRVLKVARTIADLAGEETLQPAHIAEAIQYRTIERMQ; this comes from the coding sequence GTGTTAGCAAGAGTCTGGAGTGCATCTCTCGTTGGCATTGATGCGATTAAAGTTGGAGTAGAAGTGGATGTATCGGGAGGACTGCCCGGTATCGTCATTGTCGGTTTGCCAGATACTGCCGTGCAAGAGTCGCGAGAGAGAGTCAAAGCCACATTGCGCAACTCCGGCTATGCCTTTCCCATGCGCAAAATCGTCATTAATTTAACCCCAGCAGATTTGCGCAAAGAAGGCCCGAGTTTCGATCTTCCTATTAGTATTGGCATTCTCGCTGCTTCGGAACAAGTAAACCCAGACCTCCTGGGTGACTATCTCTTTCTCGGAGAAGTCTCCCTCGATGGCAGTTTGCGCCCGGTGGCTGGAGTTCTTCCCATTGCCGCTGCCGCCCAGCAACTGGGGATTCGCGGACTCGTGGTTCCCCAGCAGAATGTCCGCGAAGCTGCTCTCGTTGATGGTTTAGAAGTTTATGGATTCACCCATCTGTCGCAAGTGGGTGAATTTCTCGATCGCCCGCAAGATTGCCAACCAGCTCCCTTTGAAGGACTGCAAGCATTGCAGAATAAGAGGTGGAACGGTCTCGATCTGCAAGACGTAAAAGGTCAAGCTCACGGCCGTCGCGCTCTCGAAATTGCAGCAGCCGGCGGTCACAATTTGGTATTCATCGGACCGCCAGGAAGCGGGAAAACTATGCTCGCACGCCGTCTCCCCGGTATTTTACCACCCCTGGCGTTTGATGAAGCTCTAGAAGTAACACAAATTCACTCCGTGGCTGGGTTGCTGAAAGAAAAAGGAGCATTAGTGCGCGATCGCCCCTTCCGCAGCCCTCACCATTCGGCTTCCGGAGCATCTCTCGTCGGTGGTGGTAGCTATCCGAAACCCGGAGAAATCTCTTTAGCACACAAGGGTGTACTTTTTCTCGACGAGATGATCGAGTTTAAACGGGATGTCCTGGAATTTCTGCGCCAACCTCTCGAAGACGGAGAAGTCACCATCTCTCGCGCTCGCCAAACCGTTACCTTTCCCTCCCAGTTTACCCTCGTTGCTTCTACCAATCCCTGTCCTTGCGGCTACTACGGCGATAGCATTCAACGCTGTAGCTGTTCCCCGCGCCAGCGAGAAAGCTACTGGAATAAGCTTTCCGGCCCCCTCATGGATCGCATCGACTTGCAAGTAGTGGTCAATCGTCTGAAACCGGAAGAAATTACGGAACACAGTACTGGAGAACCTTCTGGCTCCGTGCGCGAGAGAGTAAGGTTTGCTCGCGATCGCGCCCGCCAACGCTTCGAGAATGAACCCAGCTTGCACTGCAATGCACAAATGCAAAGCCATCACCTGCGCCAATGGTGTCAGCTCGATACAACTTCGCGACAGCTCCTGGAAGCCGCGATCCGGAAACTGGGACTTTCAGCTCGAGGATGCGATCGCGTTTTGAAAGTGGCGCGCACCATTGCCGACTTAGCTGGTGAAGAGACTCTGCAACCGGCTCACATCGCTGAAGCCATCCAATACCGGACGATCGAGCGAATGCAGTAA
- the hrcA gene encoding heat-inducible transcriptional repressor HrcA, which produces MDWEFNLSDRQQRVLQATINHYVATAEPVGSKVLVEEYNFSVSTATIRSCLSFLDKSGLLYQPHTSAGRVPSDIGYRIYVDRLMTPNRQTQQKVETVLQDKLNWQSWSLEALFKGAAQILASLSGYITLITMPRSQNACLHHLQLTQVDGQRAMLILVTDTYQTHSTLIDLPDMDEEEKSTETIARELEILTNFLNHNLQGRLLTELQSLDWTQLDTQFQRYGEQLTQVFQQFQTLQTPAAGTEIMMSGVSELLRQPEFSQLQQVQALIHLLEEEPAQLIPLIVRVPEEETIKDRVKVWIGMENPLEPMKNCALVASSYYRGSTLAGSIGVLGPTRMMYENAIAVVEATADYLSEALS; this is translated from the coding sequence ATGGACTGGGAATTTAATCTGAGCGATCGCCAACAGCGAGTTCTACAAGCTACCATCAATCACTATGTAGCCACCGCAGAACCCGTGGGTTCAAAAGTTCTCGTCGAAGAATATAATTTTTCGGTCAGTACCGCTACGATTCGCTCCTGTTTGAGCTTTTTAGATAAATCGGGATTGCTCTATCAACCCCATACTTCTGCCGGGCGAGTTCCGTCCGATATCGGATATCGCATCTATGTCGATCGCTTGATGACTCCCAATCGACAAACGCAACAGAAAGTGGAGACAGTTTTGCAAGACAAACTGAATTGGCAAAGTTGGAGTTTGGAGGCCTTATTTAAGGGAGCGGCACAAATTCTCGCCAGTTTAAGCGGGTATATTACTTTAATTACCATGCCCCGGTCGCAAAATGCTTGCTTGCATCATTTGCAATTAACCCAAGTTGACGGCCAGCGAGCCATGTTGATTTTGGTTACGGATACTTATCAGACTCATTCGACATTAATCGACCTCCCCGATATGGACGAGGAGGAGAAAAGTACTGAAACGATCGCCAGGGAACTGGAAATTTTAACGAATTTTCTCAATCATAATTTACAAGGTCGCTTGCTGACGGAATTGCAGAGCCTAGATTGGACGCAACTCGATACTCAGTTTCAGCGCTATGGCGAGCAATTAACTCAAGTTTTCCAGCAGTTTCAGACCCTGCAAACTCCGGCAGCAGGAACGGAGATTATGATGAGTGGGGTTTCCGAATTATTGCGCCAACCGGAATTCTCGCAATTGCAACAAGTACAAGCATTAATTCATTTATTGGAAGAAGAACCGGCGCAACTGATTCCTCTCATTGTTCGGGTTCCCGAGGAAGAAACAATCAAGGATCGGGTAAAAGTTTGGATTGGTATGGAAAATCCCCTCGAACCAATGAAAAATTGTGCCCTGGTGGCTTCCTCTTATTATCGAGGTTCCACTCTCGCTGGGAGTATTGGGGTGTTGGGACCGACGCGAATGATGTACGAAAATGCGATCGCTGTCGTTGAAGCCACTGCCGATTATCTCTCCGAAGCCCTCAGTTAA